One stretch of Armigeres subalbatus isolate Guangzhou_Male chromosome 2, GZ_Asu_2, whole genome shotgun sequence DNA includes these proteins:
- the LOC134215660 gene encoding signal recognition particle receptor subunit beta gives MDGSAGTPGSKRSPAPEGDLDQTPIFLAVLVVLITLMLLYVWKKKRTARSDVLLMGLCDSGKTLLFSHLILDDEKETFTSIKENLGYLTTSSGELRLVDVPGHERLRGKFFDQYKNLSKAIVFVIDSVTVQKDIRDVADFLYTILADKATTNLPVIILCNKQDETLAKGEGVIKSLLEKEINLVRQTRTSQLQSVDANSADAVFLGKSDKDFEFGQLSQKVKLVACSAKECQLDDLNAFLDSL, from the exons ATGGACGGATCAGCGGGAACCCCCGGCTCCAAAAGGAGCCCAGCTCCGGAAGGGGATTTGGACCAGACGCCAATCTTTCTTGCGGTACTCGTCGTGCTCATTACTCTCA TGCTCTTGTACGTGTGGAAGAAGAAACGCACGGCGCGGTCAGATGTGCTGCTAATGGGCCTATGCGATTCGGGCAAGACGCTACTGTTTTCACATCTCATTTTGGACGATGAAAAGGAGACGTTTACCTCGATCAAGGAGAACCTGGGCTATCTAACAACGTCCAGCGGCGAGCTACGGCTGGTAGATGTTCCCGGTCATGAACGGTTACGtgggaaatttttcgatcaGTACAAAAATTTGTCGAAGGCGATCGTTTTTGTGATTGATAGCGTAACGGTGCAGAAAGATATCCGGGATGTGGCTGATTTTCTGTATACCATTCTTGCCGATAAAGCTACGACTAACTTGCCGGTGATTATTCTATGTAATAAACAGGACGAAACGTTGGCTAAGGGAGAGGGAGTCATAAAGAGTTTGCTGGAAAAGGAAAT AAATCTAGTTCGTCAGACGCGTACCAGTCAACTACAGTCGGTGGACGCCAACAGTGCTGATGCTGTATTTCTCGGTAAATCAGATAAGGATTTCGAATTCGGTCAGCTTTCGCAAAAGGTGAAGCTGGTAGCCTGTTCAGCAAAGGAGTGCCAACTCGATGATCTGAATGCATTTTTGGATAGTTTATAA
- the LOC134215659 gene encoding uncharacterized protein LOC134215659 codes for MAAAAGASKTWTMEDTYRLINGFQSQPALWKKDNKEYKNKHFRGFLLDQLATDFNTNTEAIKEKMRSLRTIYGQNLKKYAKSDATPKWEFFNAMSFLKSEMLCEQYGMLSSELPSHVNDDSNNFASEEQYEDVLPQQEMLEPVIYLKKIRTKSPIPSHMDNNSNPPPLQELDPDRNRRFGDYVTLTLDMMNDRLAEEKVKLEIQLLLSRAITETATNALEQLASSSLYKGQYTNSQSSDAVFESKWCSEDHQLIPSHDDSEEPT; via the exons ATGGCAGCAGCGGCAGGAGCCAGCAAG ACCTGGACGATGGAGGATACATACCGCTTGATCAACGGATTTCAAAGTCAACCTGCTCTGTGGAAGAAAGATAACAAGGAGTATAAAAACAAACACTTCCGAGGCTTTCTACTGGATCAACTTGCTACTGATTTTAATACCAACACCGAAGCAATCAAAGAGAAAATGCGATCGCTTCGCACTATTTACGGACAAAATTTGAAGAAGTATGCCAAGAGCGATGCCACACCAAAATGGGAGTTTTTCAACGCAATGTCCTTTCTCAAATCGGAAATGTTGTGTGAGCAATATGGAATGCTTTCATCCGAGCTTCCATCC CACGTTAACGATGACAGCAACAATTTTGCTAGTGAGGAGCAATATGAAGATGTTTTACCGCAACAGGAAATGCTTGAGCCTGTTATTTATCTTAAGAAAATTCGAACGAAGAGCCCAATACCCAGCCACATGGATAATAACAGCAATCCACCACCCTTACAAGAATTAGACCCCGATCGGAACAGACGTTTTGGAGATTATGTTACTTTGACGCTTGACATGATGAACGACAGATTAGCCGAGGAAAAGGTGAAACTGGAAATCCAACTTCTGCTGTCTCGAGCTATTACCGAAACAGCAACTAACGCACTGGAACAATTGGCCTCCTCATCGCTCTACAAAGGGCAGTATACTAATAGCCAATCGTCCGATGCAGTATTCGAGAGCAAATGGTGTTCTGAAGATCATCAACTCATTCCCAGTCATGATGATAGTGAAGAACCAACGTGA